Proteins found in one Miscanthus floridulus cultivar M001 chromosome 4, ASM1932011v1, whole genome shotgun sequence genomic segment:
- the LOC136547934 gene encoding uncharacterized mitochondrial protein AtMg00810-like: MTGVAGLWAPEHATIGAAPSPAAPTKNLSHCFTWYATEHVLYTWRRGKEEVVVGVYVDDLIAIGMLAEDIDSFKCKMAVHFRMSDLGVLSYYLGIEVRLGKEALMLGQSAYALKRLEWSGMAECKPCMTPMEERLKLMKASTASKLDVTLYRSIVGGLRYLVHTRPDIAFAMGYVSHFMEDPREHHWVTVKRLLRYGKGTDGQGIVFPKTGGSRL, encoded by the exons ATGACTG gggtggctggtctcTGGGCTCCTGAGCATGctactataggggcggctccatcaccagccgcccctacaaaaaatttgtccCATTGCTTCACGTGGTACGCAaccgagcacgtgctctacacgtggcgacgggggaaggaggaggtcGTTGTCGgagtgtatgtggacgacttgatcgccATCGGCATGCttgcggaggacatcgatagcttcaagtGCAAGATGGCGGttcattttcgaatgagcgatctcggtgtgctctcctactacctcggcatcgaggtgagactggggaaggaggcgctcatgctcggtcagagcgcgtacgccttGAAGCGGTTGGAGTggagtggcatggctgagtgcaagccgtgcatgactccgatggaggagcggctgaagctgatgaaggccaGTACTGCGTCAAAGTTAGATGTAACACTCTACCGTAGCATCGTcggtggtctacgctacctagtccacacaaggccagacattgcgttcgccatgggctacgtcagccacttcatggaggatccccgagagcATCACTGGGTCacggtgaagcggctgctgcgctacgGCAAGGGGACAGATGGtcaggggatcgtcttccccaagaccggcggaagtaggctgtag